From the genome of Ovis aries strain OAR_USU_Benz2616 breed Rambouillet chromosome 5, ARS-UI_Ramb_v3.0, whole genome shotgun sequence:
CCCTTGCGCAAAGTGTATCACCCAGCTTCAGTTTTCAGCAGTGAAATGTAGATTATATCGGTATGTACAGCACACAGTTTGGAGGAGAGTGAAATAAAGACCCCTGAAGCTCGTAGCACTGGCCCGGGGACAGGGGAGAATGACCATACAAGTTAGCAGCTACTTTGACAATAGCTAGTCTTCTCCCTATTTTTATAGGGTTGGTCCCTCCCCAGTTTCCCTTTGAAAATTTGAAAGTAGTTTACATCAGCAGTTTGACTATGTCTGGAGTCCACCACCCAGAGCCCTCCTGTGGAGTAAGAAAGAATTCTTCCAAGGGCAGACTGtctcaggcagagagagagagaagtccaaggtcacacagcccacTACAGGTGGAGCTGTGTGAAGTTTAAAACTGCTGTGAGTCTGCCTTTGAGGGCATTAATTTGACCTCTCTGGTGAACCAGACACCACTAGGGGGTCCCTAACCCCTCTGAAGTGCTTGTGACACGTTCAAAATGGCGGCACCCCGAGCCCTGCAACATTGTCCGCCACATTCAAGATGGCGACGCAAGCGCGCCCCACCCCCCAATCCTCGGGGCCGATTCCGGTTCCGGTGGTTCTGGTAGCCGGCAGGGACACGCGGAGCGCACTGGGAGCAACCATGGCGGATGGTCCGGTGGCGGAGGTGCTGCTGCGGCGGCTGGAGGCGGCCGATGGCGGCCTGGACAGCGCGGAACTGGCGACCGAGCTGGGCGTGGAGCACCAGTCTGTGGTGGGCGCCGTGAAGAGCCTGCAGGCGCTGGGTCAGGTGAGCCGGGCGAGTGATACTGGGCTTCCTCGCTTTTGCATCTGCAATTCCTTCGCCAGGAGGGCTCTGCCTCCTCGCCAGATTCTCTCAGTCCTGGTTAGGGGTGATTGTATCCGTGTCCAGTCCAGAGTGCGCAGGCGGGGAGTCAGGAAAGAGTGAAGACCCAGGCACGCGGACGCTCTCATGCAGTAAATGTCCATTGATTAAttttgagggggtggggaggaggatgggGGACGAGAAAGACGCAACCGCTGCCTTCGCGCAGGTTGCGATGTGATGGATATACTCAAGTGACCAGAGTGATGGAGGAAGCACAGGGGTGCTTCAGAGGTGTTAACTGCCACAGCCTTGAGGATCAGGGAGAGCATCCCAAAGATGACAGCTGAATCCGGTTTCTGCACTGAGTAAGAAAGCCATGGCACTTTAGGGATcaatggggtgggagtgggggacaGGTGGTGAGAGAGACGCAGCAGAGCCAGATTTTGCAAGGCCTTCTAGGTCTTTATTTCACAGGGGTACTAGGGGGCCGtggcagaagctggaatcagTCAGACGTGCTTACTGCCTACATCCATCTTGGCAGGGGCAGGACGGGAGGCAAAGGGACAAGGGCAGAAACTGGCATAGCCCTAAACTAGAGGGTAGCTGGACTGGAGAAGGGGTTCAggtgaaggaatgaaattgggttcATGGCAAGGTAGGGAGAGCCAGAACGAAGCCTGGCCTTCTGACTTGGACAAGTCAAGGGTGATGGATCCAGAAGGAGAGGATGCTGATGGACTCCTGGGCCACCCAGCAGCCTGGATCCATGAAGCTAGGACTCAGAAAACATAGCTGGACTGTTTTTTCATCAAAATCATATAATGTGCCATTTCTGGCCTCAGCTTTTTTCTGACtgagtcaggtcttagttgctgcatgtgggatctttcctcgTGGCCTCCGGACTCTCTGGTTGTAGCCCTTGAGCTTACTTGTTTTGAgacatatgagatcttagttctccgaccagggattgaatttcagggattgaatctgtggtccctgcactgcaaggcagattcttaaccactggagcaccagggaagtccctgacctcagctttatttttcattcaatcTTTGACGGAACCTTAGATTTACAGAAGAGTAAGGGGATATGTGGAGACAGAAATAgtaacccatccagtattcttgcctggaaatcccatggacagaggggcctggcgggctaagtccatgtggtcgcaaaagagtcggacacaacttagtgactgaacaaacgaACAAGGCGATACGTAAGATGTAACTCTAATTTATTCCCAGGTTGAAGATGGGACAACTTATAAGCAATGGTCAGAATCTTCGTCAGTGTCACCAGAAGGAACAGGCAAACTTGAATTAGTAATTAGGCACCCAGGCTGCAGAGCCTGAGGTTGTCGGCGCAAAAAGGGAGTGAAGCTATGGTGTGTGGGATGACAGTACCTTGATTGATGTGAAACTGACATTTGTGTAGGCTACAGAGGGTTAAGTAGTGGCAGTTTAATGTGGTTCATTGTAAGGATGATGATGATATTAATTGATAGTAGTAGTTAGGTTTCTACAGCACTTGCAGCATACTAAGTGTTCTGcatcctttctttgtttttgtttgtttgtttggccccAGTgggcggcatgcgggatcttagttcctggattagggattgaacttgtgcccccttCACTGGGAGCttaactcttaaccactggactgccagggaagtcctctgcaTCTTTTCTGTTTAGTTACACCTCAGAACAACTCTCTGAGCTAAAGCCCACCACACGTTTTTCTCACGTATAAGAAATTTTGCTCAGGGAGGTAAAGCCGTTTTCAGCAAGGTCAAACAGTAGGTGAGGAGCAGACCTAGAAATTAGAATGACATGGGAGCCTAGGGTTTCTGTGTATAATGTGGATCCCTGGGGTTTTTCTCTGACATCTGAGTACTGAGATGCAAACACATAAATCATTTCATCTgagactttaaaaatctttccaggGTTCAAaagtggtggtccagtggctaagactccatgctcccagttcagggcacctgggttcgatccctggtcaaggacctaggtcccacatgctgaaactaaaagatgccaCCTACCACAaggaaggacttcccaggtggtactggtggtaaagaacccacctgccagtgcaggagacacaggagaggcaggtttgatccctggcttgggaaaatcccctggaggaggaaatgacaacccaccccagtattcttgcctggagaatcccattgacagaggagcctggcggcctactgtctatggggtcacaaagaattggcaCACGCACATGCAGCAAGAAAATGCTGCATGCAGcacctaagacccagcacagttgaataaataagtacttttttttttttaaagtgatggaatttgttctttttcaggcAGGTAATGCCCTTAGTACTCTACCCTGCTCTCAGACGTGTgaattatttttgtcattatcCTCATGTCACAAAAGATCAACCAAGAGTCAGCAAGAGCAGATCACTTTGCTCGGGAGTGGTACAGCTGGGATGCATGCGAAGCTGGCTTCAGAGGCCATGCACCCCCAGTGCTGTGGCAAGGGGGTACCTGGATCTGAGCCCTGTCCCTGCCATGCCCCCCTATTTTTCTGCAGATCATCGAGACTGAGCTGCGCTCCACCAAGCGCTGGGAGCTCACCACTGAGGGCGAGGAGATTGCCCAGGAGGGCAGCCACGAGGCCCGGGTGTTTCGCAGCATCCCCCCAGAGGGCCTGCCCCAGAGTGAGCTCATGGTAGGAGCCTGAGGGGGCTGGGGCCTCAGGAGCTGTGTTGGGGTGACGGCAGCCCTTGTGCCCGTGCCCCCCTCACTGCAGCCTTGTTCCCCCAGCGACTGCCCAGTGGCAAGGTGGGCTTCAGCAAGGCGATGTCCAACAAGTGGATCCGGGTGGACAAGAGTGCTGCTGACGGGCCCCGGGTGTTCCGAGTGGTGAGTGCCTGCTGGAGGGCGGTGGGCCAGGTGGTTGGGCAGGTGGGCCCCTGGCCCTCAGGGTCTCTCACACCCACCCCTGTGGCAGGTGGACAGCGTGGAGGATGAGGTGCAGCGCCGGCTCCAGCTGGTCCGGGGTGGGCAGGCTGAGAAGCTGGGAGAAAAGGAGCGGAGTGAGCTCCGGAAGCGGAAGCTGCTGACTGAAGTGTGAGTGGGTGCCACCCCCAGGCTCACACCTGGGTCACTTGCCTGGCCCTGGAgttggggaggggacagggaggcGTTCTGCCCATACTGGGCTGGTGTGCTATCgggctcctccccgcccccctttACACTGGGGTGGTCAAGTGCACTTGCCACACTCATGCCCCGACAGGGCCTTTACCTGTGCTCTGCTTCTGCCCAGAAAGATCCTCTCACTGTTCTTCAAGGCAAGTTCTGACATCATATCTCTGTTCACATGTCAGCTTAGAGAGGCCACCACCCCTAACACACTTTCCTCCCTTCAACTTCTATAAAAGTTCCACACTCCTGGTCTCCAGCCCTTTTGCCCTCCCTGTTTACTTCCTCTACAGTCCTAAGCACTGcctgaaatttaaatatttgtttatttactggtttttggctgtgccccacagcatgtgggatctcacttccccaaccaggaaccagagccatgccccctgcattggaagaatggagtcgtaaccactggatggccagggaagtgcCAGCACTGTCTGGACTTGATTGGGCTCGGGGCTCTGCTGTCACAGGGCCGATGTCTCCTCAAGCAAATGGAACAGATGGAGCAGTTACAAGAACGCAGACTGGAGTGGGGCTGCCCAGTTcacctcccagctctgccatatattagctctgtgaccttgactgAGTTACCTGATCTTTCCAGGCCTCTGTTTACGGATATGTGAAGTGGTCCCTTTTCACACATGGTTATGGGGTGACTTTATAGAACAGAACCTAGTGTAGAATCAAGCTCTCTAAACTTGATCTGTGGGGGGACTTACCTGGCGGTGCAGTGCTTAAGATTCccaagcttccagtgcaggaggcatgggtttgatccctggtcagggaacttagattCCGATGCCATGCAGCAAGgcaaaaaagtttttgttttaatttttcatttttaaaagggcttccctggtggctcagctggtaaaaaatccgcctgcagtgtgggagacctgggttcgatcccagggttataggaagatcccctggagaaggaaatggcaacccactccagtactcttgtgtggaaaatcccatggactgaggagcctggtaggctacagtccatggggttgcaaagagtcggacatgactgagtgacttcaccttccctggtggtctttgcttaagaatccatgcttccactgtagggggcatgaattccatccctggtcgggtaACTAAGATACCCCATGCCACATGGTACAGccagaaaattaataaataggcTCATTTGACCTATTATTATCACTCATAGCTTTATGGTTAGTGCCTTGAACAggccctggcacacagtagggtctcaataagtgtttgttgaatgggTACGTGCATGAACATAGGGATGTAGGTGGGGCTAAATAAGGGTTTCAGGAGACGGTAAGTGTTGGAGAAAATGGCAGCAGAGTTGCTTGGCAGGTGAAGTGGGGGTCAGCATCAGTTGGGGGGTCAAGAGAAGCAAAGGAGGTAACAGTGATGTCCCCTGGCCTCAGGACCCTGAAGACTTACTGGGTGAGCAAAGGTAGTGCCTTCAGCACCAGCATCTCCAAGCAGGAAACAGAGCTGAGCCCAGAGATGATCTCCAGGTAGGGGGCAGCCCCAGGGTTGGGGACTGGTTGGGGGAGGGTGGTAGGCAGCCCCCACCATGCCCACGTACCCTGCACCGTGCCCCTCCATAGCGGCTCCTGGCGGGACCGGCCCTTCAAACCCTACAATTTCTCGGCCCACGGCGTCCTCCCCGACAGCGGCCACCTGCACCCGCTGCTCAAGGTCCGCTCCCAGTTCCGGCAGATCTTCCTGGAGATGGGGTGAGCACGGGCCCAGGGGCGGGGCTAGCCCAGGCCTGGGGCACAGGCAGGGCAGTCAGGCTGCGTCTCCCACCAGGTTCACCGAGATGCCGACTGACAACTACATTGAGAGCTCCTTCTGGAACTTTGACGCACTCTTCCAGCCCCAGCAGCACCCGGCACGCGACCAGCATGACACCTTCTTCCTGCGAGGTGGGTGCACCCTGGTGCCCCATGCCACCCGAGGGGCCAGGCCTGGGCAGAGCCTTTCGGGGTAACCTACCGTCTTACAGGATAAACTCCATCCTTCTCAGGGTGGCCAGAAAAGCCTGTGTGAGCTACTGTCGTTAGCTTCTGTGATCTTCCACCTCCCCTCCTCTCACCTCAGTCTTTGCTGTGCATTCTGCTGAGAAGTGTCTTCTCCCAGGTCTTCATGGCCACCTCTGGAATCAAATCTCTGCTCACAAGTCATCTCAGAGGCCCCCGCTGACATGCCCTTGTCCCCCCAggtcccttttctttttttggctgcaccaggctttttttttaattattcatttggctgtgttggggcttagttgtgacatgtgggatcttcattttttttgcagcatgttggatctagttccctgacctgggattgaacccaggccccctgcactggaagcacaaagtcttagccactggaccacctgggaaatccctgcatcaggtcttagttgcagcacatgggatcttcattgtggcatgcaggatatagttccctgaccagggatcgaacccgggcctcctacattaggagtgtggagtcctaactgctggaccaccagggaagttcccctccCCAGCCAAGCTCTAAAAAGCTTCTCATTGCTAGTCTTCAAGtttagtttccatttctttcttccacaGTCCTCAGTGTTCTCTAAATTGCATGACTTTTCAGAATAGTCATTGTCTCCACACCACCAGGCGAGCAGACAAGGCTGTTGTGTGCCTGTTATCCAGCCAGGAGCAAAATGTCATTATCATCGTCACGGCATCCAGAACTTACCAAGGACATccatagtggtccagtggttaaagtttccagacttccactgcagggggtgtgggttcaatccctggtcagggaagttgcAACAGCCAGAAAAACCACCCAAACAAAACTTACTGGGCTGCCGCTCGCCTCATCTGCCCACCAACTACAGGAAGTAGACTGTCAGCCCCtgttgcagatgaggaaatgggcccagagaggagacatcacttgcccagggtcacagctTGTAAGAGGTGGAGCTGGGAATGGATGTGCGGCTTTTTGGGtataataaaattgtatttcagGAAGGGAACCGTAAGAACTTGCATACTCATGTGCCATAGGGTCACTGAGCTCCTGTGACTTCTCTGTTAAACCTCTGGATCACAGTCACAAATGAGACAGAAGTGCTTGCCCTGAGACCCTCGTGTCCTCGTTGGGCAAGATGTACCTTAAATCCTGAGtaaggaaatggcagtctactccagtgttcttgcctggaaaatcccatggacagcctgTGGGGTTAAgaaaagaatcagacgtgacttagtgactaaacaacaacaagctgtAAACGTGGCGATGCAAGATGGCAGTAAATGAGATGGAGGAACTGACATTGCGTTGGGGGTGTACACGGTCAATTTAAAGACTGCTAGGATTTGGACTTCTTTGGAAGTCTGTTGGTTAAGACTTTGTACActgtgcagggggcatgagttcaatctctggtagAGGAACTAAGAGCTCATATGTTGTACAGCATGaccaaaaattgttttttaaagtctGCTTAAGCAAACAtagaaggaggtgagggagggggctccatccgtggaaggaaagttccaggcaaagggaatggccagtgcaaaggccctgaggctggcaCATGCCCGGTGTGCTTACAGAttagcagggaagccctgtggctcGAAGAAGTGATCAGTTAGGAGTGGGaggagggaattctctggtggttcagtggttcgcactccatgctttcactgccatggacatgggttcaatacccaAGTTGGAGAACTAAGTCCCACAAGCCCTGCAGcatagccagaaaaaaaaagggg
Proteins encoded in this window:
- the FARSA gene encoding phenylalanine--tRNA ligase alpha subunit; amino-acid sequence: MADGPVAEVLLRRLEAADGGLDSAELATELGVEHQSVVGAVKSLQALGQIIETELRSTKRWELTTEGEEIAQEGSHEARVFRSIPPEGLPQSELMRLPSGKVGFSKAMSNKWIRVDKSAADGPRVFRVVDSVEDEVQRRLQLVRGGQAEKLGEKERSELRKRKLLTEVTLKTYWVSKGSAFSTSISKQETELSPEMISSGSWRDRPFKPYNFSAHGVLPDSGHLHPLLKVRSQFRQIFLEMGFTEMPTDNYIESSFWNFDALFQPQQHPARDQHDTFFLRDPAQAQQLPMDYVHRVKRTHSQGGYGSQGYKYNWKLDEARKNLLRTHTTAASARALYRLAQKKPFTPAKYFSIDRVFRNETLDATHLAEFHQIEGVVADHGLTLGHLMGVLREFFTKLGITQLRFKPAYNPYTEPSMEIFSYHQGLKKWVEVGNSGIFRPEMLLPMGLPENVSVIAWGLSLERPTMIKYGINNIRELVGHKVNLQMVYDSPLCRLDAERGPPSTQEAA